The following proteins are encoded in a genomic region of Acetobacter oryzoeni:
- a CDS encoding c-type cytochrome: MRSTFFHIPFFLLLIFTSTTAWADSSGNVVDKTQSLSDGADIYKHICQSCHMSDGKGAKGAGARFPALAKNPKLQSAEYAASVVLNGMGAMPWFAVTLDDQQIANVVNYIRAHFDNHYTNAIKPDTITMMRPHLTEEYE, from the coding sequence ATGCGTAGTACGTTTTTTCATATTCCCTTTTTTTTACTTCTGATTTTTACATCAACAACGGCATGGGCTGATAGCTCTGGTAATGTAGTAGATAAAACGCAATCCCTTTCAGATGGCGCAGATATTTATAAGCACATCTGCCAGAGCTGCCATATGTCAGATGGAAAGGGAGCAAAAGGTGCTGGTGCCCGGTTTCCTGCCTTGGCGAAAAATCCCAAATTACAGAGTGCGGAATATGCTGCATCGGTTGTGCTTAACGGCATGGGCGCTATGCCATGGTTTGCCGTCACCCTGGATGATCAACAAATAGCCAATGTTGTAAATTACATTCGTGCACATTTTGATAACCATTATACAAATGCAATCAAGCCGGACACTATTACGATGATGCGGCCACATCTAACCGAAGAATATGAATGA
- a CDS encoding flavin monoamine oxidase family protein: MSQPHHSFPFTRRQLLTRIGALAGSVALYQAMTTMGHAAGTDFTHPPSLTGAKKGTRILVLGAGLAGMLSAYELRKAGYDIQILEFQNRSGGRNISLRAGDTVTELGGASQKVRFSNGNYFNPGPWRIPYHHQGLLYYCRKFGIELEPFIEVNHNTWLHSGDTFGGKSVRYREFSADFYGFTAELLAKAINQHKLDDIVSEDEHHYLIEAMKSWGALTPDLSYTKGTVSSWRRGFERAQGGGLNGAPIPSEVLARKDIMKSGLWDWMAFNQRIDMQTTLFQPVGGMDQIGKGFARQVKDLITLNCKVTKISQNEQGVTVTYNDMARGGAVRQMQADYCICTIPLSILSQLDVQVEDAMKAAILAVPYASSVKIGLEFNRRFWEEDEQIYGGISFTDQPISQISYPSHGYFRKGPAVLLGGYLFGTPAYDYVGMPPQERLERALEQGSIIHPQYHKEFSNGVSFAWSRTPWVMGCCSMWTEEARRTHYKTLCSIDKRIVLAGEHASYVGCWQEGAILSALDAITRLHQRIVGAA; this comes from the coding sequence ATGTCACAACCTCATCATTCATTCCCTTTTACACGGCGGCAATTGCTTACGCGTATTGGTGCATTGGCAGGCAGTGTGGCGCTCTATCAAGCCATGACTACTATGGGGCATGCCGCCGGAACTGATTTTACACATCCTCCCTCTCTTACTGGAGCCAAAAAGGGAACCAGAATTCTAGTTCTCGGGGCGGGGCTGGCAGGTATGTTATCGGCGTATGAACTGCGCAAGGCTGGATATGATATTCAGATTCTGGAGTTTCAGAACCGCAGTGGTGGCCGTAATATCAGCTTGCGTGCGGGAGATACCGTAACGGAACTGGGGGGTGCATCACAGAAAGTTCGTTTTTCAAACGGGAATTATTTCAATCCGGGTCCGTGGCGTATTCCGTATCACCATCAAGGATTGCTATATTATTGCCGGAAGTTTGGGATTGAGCTTGAGCCGTTTATTGAGGTCAATCATAACACGTGGCTGCATTCAGGTGATACTTTTGGTGGTAAATCCGTAAGGTACAGGGAGTTTTCTGCCGATTTTTACGGATTTACGGCAGAACTTCTCGCCAAGGCAATCAATCAGCACAAGTTGGACGATATCGTCAGTGAAGACGAGCATCATTATTTAATTGAAGCCATGAAATCATGGGGGGCTCTTACGCCAGACCTTTCTTATACAAAAGGTACTGTCAGTTCATGGCGTCGTGGTTTTGAGCGTGCGCAAGGTGGCGGTTTGAATGGTGCACCTATCCCATCAGAGGTGTTGGCGCGCAAAGATATCATGAAATCTGGTTTGTGGGACTGGATGGCATTTAACCAACGTATTGATATGCAGACAACACTGTTCCAACCCGTTGGTGGCATGGACCAGATTGGCAAGGGTTTTGCACGACAAGTTAAAGATCTCATTACATTAAACTGTAAAGTTACAAAGATTTCCCAGAATGAACAGGGTGTAACCGTTACTTATAACGATATGGCACGTGGTGGCGCTGTTAGACAGATGCAGGCTGATTATTGTATCTGCACTATTCCTCTTTCCATTCTCTCACAACTGGATGTGCAGGTGGAAGATGCGATGAAAGCTGCAATCCTGGCTGTACCGTATGCATCTTCTGTTAAAATCGGACTGGAGTTTAATCGTAGATTCTGGGAAGAGGATGAGCAGATTTACGGTGGCATCAGCTTTACAGATCAGCCGATCAGCCAGATTTCCTATCCCAGTCATGGGTATTTCAGGAAAGGACCGGCAGTATTGCTGGGGGGCTATCTGTTTGGAACGCCTGCGTATGACTATGTTGGAATGCCTCCCCAAGAACGCCTAGAACGTGCTTTGGAGCAGGGAAGTATTATTCATCCTCAATATCACAAGGAGTTTTCAAACGGTGTGAGCTTTGCTTGGAGCCGGACACCATGGGTTATGGGATGTTGTTCCATGTGGACAGAGGAAGCAAGGCGAACACACTATAAAACACTTTGCAGTATAGATAAGCGCATTGTGCTGGCAGGCGAGCATGCTTCTTATGTTGGATGTTGGCAGGAAGGTGCCATTTTATCTGCCTTGGATGCTATTACGCGCTTGCATCAACGCATAGTGGGGGCGGCCTGA
- a CDS encoding M20 family metallo-hydrolase produces MSQYADLTVNGQALWHDLTTTATFGGTAKGGICRLALSDEDFQVRAWFEQTCKALGCTVTHDSMGNQFARRAGLQNDLPPIMMGSHLDTQVTGGRFDGILGVLGGIAVLRALHDAGIHTRHPIEVVNWTNEEGARFRPPMLASGVFGGAFTEEFASSRTDATGITLRQELERGGFVGEEHCGQHPAAAYFELHIEQGPVLEAKECTIGVVTGVQGMRWYEVVVRGRSAHAGTTPMLMRKDALLAAARMIDQVNAVAQAYAPDGLSTIGIITAFPASSNVVPREVRFTVDLRNPSEGALQGMEEDFLRRMQECAQAADVEVSITPTWNSSAVHFDKRCVACVRESGKELNYSMQDIVSGAGHDAVYVSRVVPTAMIFVPCWQGISHNEAESATQEDATAGSNVMLHAVLKADQEF; encoded by the coding sequence ATGAGCCAATATGCCGATCTGACAGTGAATGGACAGGCGCTGTGGCATGATCTCACCACAACTGCTACTTTTGGTGGTACGGCCAAAGGTGGCATATGTAGGCTTGCTCTTTCAGATGAAGATTTTCAGGTTCGGGCATGGTTTGAACAAACCTGCAAGGCGCTGGGATGTACTGTAACCCATGATTCTATGGGTAATCAGTTTGCCCGTCGCGCTGGCCTGCAAAATGATCTGCCCCCCATTATGATGGGCAGCCATCTGGATACTCAAGTTACAGGTGGCCGTTTTGATGGCATTTTAGGCGTATTGGGCGGTATTGCGGTTTTGCGTGCGCTTCATGATGCAGGCATTCATACGCGGCATCCAATCGAAGTGGTGAACTGGACAAATGAGGAAGGGGCACGCTTTAGGCCTCCCATGCTCGCTTCAGGTGTTTTTGGTGGTGCTTTTACAGAGGAATTTGCCAGCAGCAGGACAGATGCAACTGGCATAACGTTGCGGCAGGAACTGGAACGTGGTGGCTTTGTAGGAGAAGAACACTGCGGGCAGCATCCGGCGGCAGCATATTTTGAGCTGCATATTGAACAGGGTCCTGTGCTGGAAGCCAAAGAATGCACCATAGGTGTTGTAACCGGCGTGCAGGGCATGCGCTGGTATGAGGTTGTGGTACGCGGCCGCTCTGCACATGCAGGCACAACCCCCATGCTCATGCGTAAGGATGCCTTATTGGCCGCCGCACGTATGATTGACCAAGTGAATGCCGTGGCACAAGCGTATGCGCCTGATGGTTTAAGCACCATTGGCATTATCACGGCGTTTCCTGCCAGCAGCAACGTTGTTCCGCGGGAAGTGCGCTTTACTGTGGATTTGCGGAATCCATCGGAAGGCGCATTACAGGGTATGGAAGAAGATTTCCTGCGCCGTATGCAGGAATGTGCGCAAGCGGCTGATGTGGAGGTCAGCATAACGCCGACATGGAATTCCTCAGCCGTACATTTTGATAAGCGTTGTGTTGCCTGTGTTCGGGAAAGCGGGAAAGAGCTGAATTATAGCATGCAAGATATTGTATCCGGCGCCGGGCACGATGCTGTGTATGTTTCTAGGGTTGTGCCAACCGCCATGATTTTTGTGCCATGTTGGCAGGGTATCAGCCATAACGAAGCAGAAAGTGCAACGCAGGAAGATGCAACGGCCGGAAGCAACGTGATGCTGCATGCCGTGTTGAAGGCAGATCAGGAATTTTGA
- a CDS encoding 2-hydroxyacid dehydrogenase — MPARIVISADGHEVFESWRQAFATVAPDLPVCSWFDPAWQLQPDDYALVWKPEPEHVECLAHMKGIICTGAGVDHLLSLPDFPQDVPLVRMGGEQTARLMADYVLWAVISLLRGARTWALQQQHAVWRNNVCSRTSDTTRVGIMGLGHLGAFVAQDLARFGFCVSGWKRLPSDVEGVTVWSGRENLPGFLAEVDVLVNLLPATPATEGLIDSDFFQHLPKGAGFVNVGRGKHVVQKDLLKALDDGTLCGAVLDVVTPEPLPAESALWQHPRVILTPHVASEASREMQARYAVNVVACLERGERPALLCDVARGY; from the coding sequence ATGCCTGCTCGTATTGTAATCAGCGCAGATGGCCACGAGGTCTTTGAAAGCTGGCGGCAGGCTTTTGCTACGGTTGCGCCTGATCTTCCTGTCTGCTCATGGTTTGACCCTGCGTGGCAATTGCAGCCTGATGATTATGCCTTGGTCTGGAAACCAGAACCAGAGCATGTGGAATGCCTTGCCCATATGAAAGGCATTATATGCACAGGAGCAGGTGTTGATCATCTGCTCTCCTTGCCGGATTTTCCGCAGGATGTGCCCTTGGTGCGCATGGGCGGGGAGCAGACAGCCCGCCTGATGGCGGATTATGTGCTGTGGGCAGTTATTAGCCTTCTCAGGGGGGCTCGCACATGGGCTCTCCAACAACAGCACGCTGTATGGCGCAATAACGTATGTAGCCGCACATCCGATACAACCAGGGTCGGTATCATGGGCTTGGGGCATCTTGGTGCTTTTGTTGCGCAGGATCTGGCCAGGTTTGGTTTTTGTGTTTCTGGATGGAAACGTCTGCCTTCCGATGTAGAAGGCGTAACAGTCTGGAGCGGCAGAGAGAATCTGCCCGGATTTTTGGCCGAAGTGGATGTTCTGGTAAATCTGTTACCAGCAACGCCTGCAACAGAAGGGCTGATTGATTCTGACTTTTTCCAGCATCTTCCTAAAGGCGCAGGATTTGTAAATGTTGGCCGTGGGAAACACGTTGTACAGAAAGATCTTCTGAAAGCACTGGATGATGGCACGTTATGTGGTGCCGTGCTGGATGTTGTTACGCCCGAACCATTACCCGCAGAATCTGCCTTGTGGCAGCACCCACGCGTGATCCTTACGCCGCATGTTGCATCTGAGGCATCACGTGAAATGCAGGCCCGTTACGCAGTGAATGTGGTGGCATGCCTAGAGCGGGGAGAGCGGCCCGCTTTGTTATGTGATGTTGCGCGTGGATATTGA
- a CDS encoding dimethylarginine dimethylaminohydrolase family protein, translated as MAANRWFIDSETGVLADVLLCPPDYYEWIPSNDIAIQTMAHGGNIDRTALRTQFDELVSTLKSEDVSCHFLVPHENMPYEVYTRDSSQTTPFGTVVTNLSRPERVGEEKEIRSFYAPDEIWRTCTAGRIEGGDIHIIRPGLLAVGVSGGRTDAKGAAEFISWFEEAGWTCRMIHFPEHFLHLDVIFCMVAENLAIAAVDVLDEADLEWFREQGIRILPVSYREAMRDMGCNVLSLGKDRVVSPRHSVRINQMLRAEGLTVLDPELNQFSRGGGSIHCMTMPLRRQPL; from the coding sequence ATGGCTGCAAACAGGTGGTTTATAGACAGCGAAACCGGCGTGCTGGCAGACGTTCTTTTGTGTCCGCCTGATTATTACGAATGGATTCCAAGTAACGATATTGCTATTCAGACAATGGCGCATGGCGGAAACATAGATCGCACCGCCTTACGTACTCAGTTTGATGAACTGGTTTCAACGCTTAAAAGCGAGGATGTGTCCTGCCATTTCCTTGTGCCGCATGAAAACATGCCGTACGAAGTTTATACGCGAGACAGTTCACAAACCACGCCATTTGGCACGGTTGTTACAAATCTTTCCCGACCGGAGCGTGTGGGAGAGGAAAAAGAAATCCGCTCTTTTTACGCACCCGATGAAATCTGGCGCACATGTACCGCAGGGCGTATTGAGGGCGGGGATATCCATATCATTCGCCCTGGTTTGCTAGCCGTTGGTGTAAGTGGCGGCCGGACGGATGCAAAAGGAGCGGCCGAATTCATCAGCTGGTTTGAAGAAGCTGGCTGGACCTGCCGCATGATTCACTTTCCAGAGCATTTTCTTCATCTTGATGTCATTTTCTGCATGGTTGCGGAAAACCTTGCGATTGCTGCCGTGGATGTGTTGGATGAAGCTGATCTGGAATGGTTCCGTGAACAGGGTATCCGTATTCTGCCGGTAAGCTATCGTGAGGCCATGCGGGATATGGGGTGTAACGTGCTCTCCTTGGGGAAAGACAGGGTGGTAAGTCCGCGCCATTCTGTGCGGATTAACCAGATGCTGCGTGCTGAAGGGCTGACAGTGCTTGACCCAGAACTCAATCAGTTTTCCCGTGGTGGCGGCAGTATTCATTGCATGACCATGCCTTTGCGCAGGCAGCCATTGTAA
- a CDS encoding LysR family transcriptional regulator, which produces MIGSSHKKPRPRKRPRGFQGHVSEIDLRLLRVFHTVAEQGGFSAAEITLGKSKSSISLDISALETRLGITLCLRGRSGFALTDEGREVLEATHALFLNLEQFRQQVNQASGMLSGTFNLYVPDNIQTHGETPLVKAIHTFTQNHPSVFMNLHSAATKEVEVAVINGQATAGIALYAQGEAPLGSRPLVAESSFLFCGARHPLFHMPEKEITLDVLTSQRMISVADAATSKAWEEIRPHFTYHAKADKVDARALLILSGSYIGFLPEIFAAPLVAQKLLRRITFNDLHLITCCHFLARMSPETSLMVETFRNLLEASY; this is translated from the coding sequence ATGATAGGAAGCAGCCATAAAAAACCCCGTCCCAGAAAAAGGCCGCGTGGGTTTCAAGGGCATGTTTCGGAAATAGATCTGCGCCTTCTGCGTGTCTTTCATACTGTGGCAGAACAGGGTGGGTTCAGCGCCGCTGAAATAACCCTGGGGAAAAGCAAGTCTTCTATCAGCTTGGACATTTCCGCCTTAGAAACACGTCTGGGGATCACCCTTTGCCTGCGTGGGCGAAGTGGCTTTGCACTGACAGATGAAGGGCGTGAGGTGCTGGAGGCAACACATGCGCTTTTTCTTAATCTTGAACAGTTTCGCCAGCAGGTGAACCAAGCCAGCGGTATGTTAAGCGGCACGTTCAACCTGTATGTGCCCGACAACATACAGACCCACGGTGAAACACCGCTTGTAAAAGCCATTCATACATTCACACAAAACCACCCAAGCGTATTTATGAACCTGCATTCTGCTGCAACCAAGGAAGTGGAAGTGGCGGTTATAAACGGCCAGGCTACGGCTGGCATTGCCCTTTACGCCCAGGGAGAGGCCCCTTTAGGCAGCCGCCCACTGGTGGCAGAATCATCTTTCCTGTTCTGCGGTGCCAGGCACCCTCTCTTTCATATGCCTGAAAAAGAAATCACGCTTGATGTGCTCACCAGCCAGCGCATGATCAGCGTTGCCGATGCCGCAACATCCAAAGCATGGGAAGAAATACGCCCGCATTTCACCTACCATGCCAAGGCGGACAAAGTAGATGCACGCGCTCTTCTTATCCTGTCTGGCAGTTACATTGGATTTTTGCCGGAAATTTTTGCAGCACCTCTTGTTGCGCAAAAATTACTACGCCGGATCACCTTTAATGATCTGCACCTTATAACCTGCTGCCATTTTTTGGCTCGCATGTCCCCCGAAACCAGCCTGATGGTCGAAACATTCCGTAATTTACTGGAAGCGTCATATTAA
- a CDS encoding ABC transporter substrate-binding protein/permease, whose amino-acid sequence MPRFFPHQPLMQWFQHVVALLGILFMALGQLGSARAEELPSFIHDGTLTICTNPTLPPMTFVKGQDVTHPEGFDIDAAHFLATRWHAQLSVVTMDFTGLFPSLGAQRCGLVMSGIIRTPPREKSFDAVSYQDTALVVAGRANTPVLTSMDELSGKDVAVESGTSYVTRLGVINDALVAAGKAPMIIQQYPTEEQVVQQVLIGRVFAFVSQDVEIFFRMRQLQGKLHILLTPDIPDYRHFAIYLRQNKQDQELLQTAITALETDGTLATLRNKWSITDQSTKQGADASSSGSIFDWNAFFSALTSRAFLHGALITLTVALLSHVIAITLSVPIAIALNNPQRSVLKIVLEGYVALFRAAPTLLQLLFIWNAVPQFFPIFREQWFTPFLATVLALSINESAYQVEINRSALSAVDPGQELGASALGLSRRDIYWRVIFPQAFRIALPPTINEFINLLKITSLASVISLQELLAVTQIQVARTFAFTEYYAAALVYYLVMVFFFLFLQKRVERRFTWSDRKKVVSNAA is encoded by the coding sequence ATGCCCCGCTTTTTCCCCCATCAGCCACTCATGCAGTGGTTCCAGCATGTTGTCGCGCTGCTCGGCATCCTTTTTATGGCTTTAGGCCAGCTGGGATCAGCACGAGCCGAAGAACTTCCTTCGTTTATACATGATGGCACACTAACCATCTGCACCAACCCGACCCTTCCCCCCATGACCTTCGTGAAAGGGCAGGATGTCACACATCCGGAAGGGTTTGATATTGACGCTGCTCATTTTCTGGCCACACGCTGGCATGCGCAACTTTCCGTTGTTACCATGGATTTTACAGGATTATTCCCCAGTCTGGGCGCCCAACGCTGTGGCCTGGTTATGAGTGGCATTATCCGCACGCCCCCGCGTGAGAAAAGCTTTGATGCGGTTTCCTATCAGGATACGGCACTGGTGGTGGCAGGACGTGCAAATACTCCTGTTCTAACCAGTATGGATGAGTTGTCTGGCAAGGATGTCGCTGTAGAATCCGGCACAAGCTATGTGACCCGCCTTGGCGTCATAAACGATGCCCTGGTTGCTGCAGGCAAAGCCCCTATGATTATCCAGCAGTATCCAACCGAAGAACAGGTTGTACAGCAGGTTCTTATTGGGCGGGTTTTTGCATTTGTCAGCCAGGATGTTGAAATCTTTTTCCGCATGCGCCAGCTTCAGGGCAAACTACACATCCTTCTGACCCCGGATATTCCGGATTACCGACATTTTGCCATTTACCTGCGCCAGAACAAGCAGGATCAGGAACTGCTCCAAACAGCAATCACTGCGCTGGAAACAGATGGAACACTGGCGACACTACGCAACAAATGGTCCATTACCGATCAGTCCACAAAACAAGGGGCAGATGCGTCTTCCTCTGGCTCGATATTTGATTGGAATGCCTTTTTTTCTGCGCTGACATCCCGCGCCTTTCTCCATGGCGCCCTGATTACATTAACCGTGGCCCTCCTTTCTCACGTCATCGCCATCACTTTGTCCGTGCCGATTGCCATTGCACTCAACAATCCTCAACGGTCTGTTCTCAAAATTGTTCTAGAAGGATATGTCGCTCTTTTTCGTGCCGCCCCAACATTGTTGCAGCTTCTTTTCATCTGGAATGCTGTGCCGCAGTTTTTCCCCATTTTTCGTGAACAATGGTTTACGCCCTTTTTGGCAACAGTTCTGGCCCTTTCCATCAATGAATCTGCTTATCAGGTGGAAATCAACCGTTCCGCACTCAGCGCCGTAGATCCGGGGCAGGAACTTGGCGCCAGCGCACTTGGACTAAGCCGACGTGATATTTATTGGCGCGTTATTTTTCCGCAAGCGTTCCGTATTGCTCTGCCGCCTACCATCAACGAGTTTATCAATCTTCTTAAAATTACATCTCTTGCCTCTGTTATTTCACTGCAAGAACTTCTGGCCGTGACACAAATACAGGTTGCACGGACCTTTGCCTTTACAGAGTATTATGCTGCGGCTCTGGTTTATTACCTGGTCATGGTCTTCTTTTTCCTTTTCCTTCAAAAACGGGTTGAACGACGCTTCACCTGGTCTGACCGAAAAAAGGTTGTGTCTAATGCAGCATGA
- a CDS encoding amino acid ABC transporter ATP-binding protein, translated as MQHESTTTPMISVRSMSKLFGEFVALDRLDFDVEKGEKIVILGPSGSGKSTLIRTLNRIEPHDSGTLKINGKLINDKTDPIQLRCMVGMVFQNYNLFPHLSVLENCILAPMRVRHMTRTEATDLARRYLDQVGIPDQADKYPIQLSGGQQQRVAIARALCMQPEVMLFDEPTAALDPEAIVGVVSIIDELAEQGITTVCVTHEMAFSRRIADHIIFMDQGKILEITPPETFFTAPQTDRAQNFLNQMLRY; from the coding sequence ATGCAGCATGAATCCACAACCACTCCCATGATTTCTGTGCGCAGCATGAGCAAACTGTTTGGAGAGTTTGTAGCGCTTGACCGCTTAGACTTTGATGTAGAAAAAGGCGAAAAAATTGTTATTCTGGGGCCATCTGGATCTGGAAAATCTACCCTTATCCGCACATTAAACCGCATTGAACCCCACGATAGCGGAACGCTTAAAATCAACGGCAAGTTGATTAATGACAAAACAGATCCTATCCAACTCCGCTGTATGGTCGGTATGGTTTTTCAAAACTATAATCTGTTTCCACATTTAAGTGTTTTAGAAAACTGTATTCTGGCCCCCATGCGCGTCCGGCACATGACACGCACGGAGGCCACAGATCTTGCCCGCCGCTATCTGGACCAGGTGGGCATTCCCGATCAGGCAGATAAATACCCTATTCAGCTTTCTGGTGGGCAACAACAACGCGTTGCGATTGCCCGAGCACTATGCATGCAGCCAGAAGTGATGTTGTTTGACGAACCTACCGCGGCACTTGATCCCGAAGCGATTGTAGGTGTGGTAAGCATTATAGATGAACTGGCTGAACAGGGTATTACAACAGTATGCGTAACGCATGAAATGGCGTTTAGCCGCCGTATTGCAGACCATATTATCTTTATGGATCAAGGGAAAATTCTGGAAATTACGCCTCCAGAAACTTTTTTTACAGCACCACAAACGGATCGTGCACAAAACTTTCTAAACCAGATGCTTCGTTACTGA
- a CDS encoding TonB-dependent receptor — protein MKSSFLHRSFRFLAVVPAYISLPTLPCLLLASTSSLAATATPTASTQPASAHSVSPGRKHAVVTPRRKNTAPHMGSTEQLEVTRSHTHRYLSSPGTVNVMSGQELRALRIESPKDIAAFTPGVTAVNATSGSTPIFSIRGVGLDDYIGTNMGGIGIYLDGLLAPYPVFYNGQMLDTENVAVEKGPQGFDMGRSSTGGTVNIQSVKPSDKFGGYAEWGYSSYNTNRGRFAVNVPITNKIYNRTAFNYVKGDGWQKDVGTGARYGSQDLLSIRNLTKFVIDDTSSVLLNLHYTRDKGTPMSPQDLDPVDGVGPHPHANAVNVGKDPAKRNENGGGVSVAYTKAFNFGTFTSTTGIDFYRRDDYDNYDGTSNEYGDYRWNDTSIAQSHDMHLRMNLAKILHLTVGVYESYDKIDGSYTSFRNSLSATPPYWLRDQFSQQNLSTGLYVNTVTNITKKLDFIASGRLSYDERGFNGGTHNVQTGEQRTFLDTTHAYHRFTGRVGLRYQIVPGTYAYGTISNGYKPGTYFAGPVAATSALDYVKPENLIAYEVGIKSSLLHNKLVVEGSLFDYEYHNRQTLFFAPMPDGSNSLTLGTISRARTRGGELSSTLHNLVPNLDLRGSFAYLDAQAKSPVGSINGLPLDPPVTHNSPLPFAPRFSWSAVARYGIDMGLYRTTLQASYTWKDNMWVALGDPNAKSSKISSLGLRMEFGPKTGKWTAAVYVDNLQNKHGTTYSFTGSDNNRAQYIQTPRWVGCDLHYNF, from the coding sequence ATGAAATCATCTTTTTTACATCGGTCCTTCCGTTTTCTGGCCGTTGTTCCAGCATATATCTCACTGCCAACCCTGCCCTGCCTGCTTCTGGCATCAACATCTTCTTTGGCTGCTACAGCAACACCCACCGCTAGCACGCAGCCTGCTTCGGCGCATTCTGTCTCTCCTGGACGAAAGCATGCAGTCGTTACACCACGCCGTAAAAATACTGCCCCACACATGGGTTCTACTGAACAGCTGGAGGTAACGCGCTCCCACACACACCGTTATCTATCCTCCCCTGGCACGGTGAACGTTATGAGTGGCCAGGAACTGCGTGCACTGCGCATTGAAAGCCCAAAGGATATTGCCGCATTTACGCCTGGTGTTACGGCAGTAAACGCCACTTCCGGTTCAACACCCATTTTTTCTATCCGTGGTGTTGGTTTGGATGACTATATCGGCACAAACATGGGGGGAATTGGCATTTATCTGGATGGGCTGCTGGCACCGTATCCGGTATTCTATAATGGCCAAATGCTCGATACAGAAAATGTTGCGGTAGAAAAAGGGCCGCAAGGCTTTGATATGGGGCGTAGCTCTACAGGTGGAACGGTCAATATTCAGTCTGTAAAGCCTTCTGATAAATTCGGAGGTTATGCAGAATGGGGGTATAGTAGCTACAATACAAACCGTGGTCGGTTTGCTGTAAACGTGCCCATCACCAACAAAATTTACAATCGCACAGCCTTTAACTACGTAAAGGGTGATGGCTGGCAAAAAGATGTTGGAACCGGTGCACGCTATGGATCGCAGGATCTGCTATCTATCCGCAACCTGACCAAGTTTGTGATAGATGACACTTCCTCCGTATTGCTGAATCTGCATTATACACGAGACAAAGGTACCCCGATGTCTCCGCAAGATCTGGATCCCGTAGATGGTGTAGGGCCACATCCACACGCCAATGCTGTCAATGTCGGAAAAGATCCTGCTAAACGTAATGAAAATGGAGGCGGTGTTTCTGTTGCCTATACCAAAGCCTTCAACTTTGGCACATTCACCTCCACCACCGGCATAGATTTCTACCGCCGTGATGATTACGACAACTACGATGGCACATCCAACGAGTATGGTGATTATCGTTGGAATGATACATCCATCGCGCAATCACACGACATGCACCTGCGTATGAATCTTGCAAAAATTCTCCATCTAACGGTAGGCGTTTATGAGTCCTATGATAAAATTGATGGCAGTTACACAAGCTTCCGCAACTCCTTATCTGCCACACCACCATATTGGCTGAGAGACCAGTTTTCTCAGCAAAACCTGTCCACAGGCCTGTACGTCAACACAGTTACCAATATCACCAAAAAGCTGGATTTCATTGCATCCGGTCGCCTTTCCTACGATGAACGCGGCTTTAATGGTGGCACACACAACGTTCAGACAGGTGAGCAAAGAACCTTTCTGGACACTACCCACGCGTATCATCGTTTTACCGGGCGTGTTGGCCTGCGCTACCAGATTGTACCTGGCACCTATGCTTATGGCACCATTTCCAATGGTTATAAGCCAGGCACATATTTTGCAGGCCCCGTGGCTGCCACATCTGCTTTGGATTACGTAAAACCTGAAAACCTGATTGCGTATGAAGTTGGTATCAAATCCTCCCTTCTGCATAACAAGCTTGTGGTGGAAGGCTCTTTATTTGACTACGAATATCATAATCGGCAGACACTTTTTTTCGCGCCCATGCCAGATGGATCAAACTCCCTTACACTGGGCACAATTTCCCGGGCACGCACTCGTGGGGGAGAACTCTCCAGCACGCTGCATAATCTCGTCCCCAATCTAGATCTGCGCGGATCATTTGCCTATCTGGATGCTCAGGCCAAAAGCCCTGTAGGTTCCATTAATGGGCTACCGCTAGATCCTCCCGTTACGCATAATTCGCCTTTGCCATTCGCGCCGCGTTTTTCATGGAGCGCCGTTGCCCGTTATGGCATCGACATGGGCCTGTACCGTACAACATTACAAGCCAGCTACACATGGAAAGACAACATGTGGGTTGCTCTGGGGGACCCCAACGCCAAATCCAGCAAGATCAGCTCCCTTGGCCTTCGTATGGAGTTTGGCCCCAAAACCGGCAAGTGGACTGCTGCCGTATATGTTGACAATCTGCAGAATAAGCATGGCACAACCTATTCCTTCACCGGCAGCGATAATAACCGCGCCCAGTATATTCAGACACCACGCTGGGTTGGCTGTGACCTACACTACAACTTCTGA